In Zingiber officinale cultivar Zhangliang chromosome 8B, Zo_v1.1, whole genome shotgun sequence, a single genomic region encodes these proteins:
- the LOC122016407 gene encoding basic leucine zipper 6-like isoform X1 — protein sequence MARELPPRVPHLAAAANWPSFGHQISGRGAEAASWVDEFLDFSAAKRAAHRRSASDSVAFVEMAPADGDDDDDDDQLIMSMFADEAAGSPAETAPGAAGDKSTEQKSAAAEQIVDPKRVKRILANRQSAQRSRVRKLQYISELERSVTSLETEVSALSPRVAFLDQQRSLLTLGNSHLKQRIAALAQDKIFKDAHQEALKKEIERLRQIYQRQSIKQAQSDNMATDCAPTT from the exons GCCTCCCAGAGTTCCCCACTTGGCGGCGGCAGCCAATTGGCCTAGTTTTGGCCACCAGATCTCCGGACGAGGCGCCGAGGCCGCCTCGTGGGTGGACGAGTTCCTCGACTTCTCCGCGGCCAAGCGCGCGGCGCACCGGCGGTCGGCCAGCGACTCCGTCGCGTTCGTGGAAATGGCGCCAGCGGAcggcgacgacgacgacgacgacgaccagCTGATCATGTCCATGTTCGCCGACGAGGCGGCGGGGTCTCCGGCGGAAACGGCGCCGGGCGCCGCAGGCGACAAGAGCACGGAGCAAAAATCTGCTGCTGCGGAGCAAATTGTCGATCCCAAAAGAGTCAAGAG GATACTGGCAAATAGGCAATCTGCGCAGAGATCCCGAGTGAGGAAGCTGCAATACATCTCCGAGTTGGAAAGGAGTGTTACTTCACTCGAG aCTGAGGTGTCAGCATTGTCTCCTCGAGTCGCATTCCTCGATCAGCAGAGATCTCTGCTCACCCTGGGCAACAGCCATCTGAAGCAGCGAATTGCTGCGCTAGCTCAAGACAAGATCTTTAAAGATG CGCATCAAGAGGCGTTGAAGAAGGAGATAGAGAGGCTGAGGCAAATCTACCAGCGGCAGAGCATTAAGCAGGCTCAATCTGATAACATGGCCACTGATTGCGCCCCTACCACGTGA
- the LOC122016407 gene encoding basic leucine zipper 6-like isoform X2 — translation MARELPPRVPHLAAAANWPSFGHQISGRGAEAASWVDEFLDFSAAKRAAHRRSASDSVAFVEMAPADGDDDDDDDQLIMSMFADEAAGSPAETAPGAAGDKSTEQKSAAAEQIVDPKRVKRILANRQSAQRSRVRKLQYISELERSVTSLETEVSALSPRVAFLDQQRSLLTLGNSHLKQRIAALAQDKIFKDDFEFLQRIKRR, via the exons GCCTCCCAGAGTTCCCCACTTGGCGGCGGCAGCCAATTGGCCTAGTTTTGGCCACCAGATCTCCGGACGAGGCGCCGAGGCCGCCTCGTGGGTGGACGAGTTCCTCGACTTCTCCGCGGCCAAGCGCGCGGCGCACCGGCGGTCGGCCAGCGACTCCGTCGCGTTCGTGGAAATGGCGCCAGCGGAcggcgacgacgacgacgacgacgaccagCTGATCATGTCCATGTTCGCCGACGAGGCGGCGGGGTCTCCGGCGGAAACGGCGCCGGGCGCCGCAGGCGACAAGAGCACGGAGCAAAAATCTGCTGCTGCGGAGCAAATTGTCGATCCCAAAAGAGTCAAGAG GATACTGGCAAATAGGCAATCTGCGCAGAGATCCCGAGTGAGGAAGCTGCAATACATCTCCGAGTTGGAAAGGAGTGTTACTTCACTCGAG aCTGAGGTGTCAGCATTGTCTCCTCGAGTCGCATTCCTCGATCAGCAGAGATCTCTGCTCACCCTGGGCAACAGCCATCTGAAGCAGCGAATTGCTGCGCTAGCTCAAGACAAGATCTTTAAAGATG ATTTCGAGTTTTTGCAGCGCATCAAGAGGCGTTGA